From Halorussus lipolyticus:
CGACCGGGCCGACGGGGCCTACGTCCGCATCTTCAACGAGGGCTACGAGGAGTTCGCCGGGGCGGCGGCCCAAGAGGCCGACTACACTATCGTCGTCGGCGAGGACTGGACCATCATCCCGCTGGAAAATCTCATCGCCCGAATCGGCGACGAGACCGAACTCATCGCGGGCGTCACGACCGCCGAGGAGGCCGAAACCGCCTTCGAGACGCTGGAAATCGGGAGCGACGCGGTTCTGCTGGACACCGACGACCCAGACGAGATTCGCAAGACCGTCGAGGTCCGCGACGCCGCCGAGCGCGAGACCCTCGACCTCGACTGGGCCGAGGTCACGGCCATCGAGCGAACCGGGAGCGCCGACCGAGTGTGTGTCGATACGGGCAGTCTGATGGACCACGACGAAGGCATGCTGGTCGGGTCGATGTCCCGCGGTCTGTTCTTCGTCCACGCCGAGACGGCCGAATCGCCCTACGTGGCCTCGCGGCCCTTCCGGGTCAACGCCGGGGCGGTCCACGCCTACGTCCGGACCCCCGACGGCGGCACCAAGTACCTCTCGGAACTCAAGTCGGGCGACGAGGTGCAGGTCGTGGACACCGAGGGCCACACCCGCGAGGCCACCGTCGGCCGGGTCAAAATCGAGAAGCGTCCGATGTTCCGGGTCGAAGTCGAGTTCGGCGACGGCGATAGAGTCGAGACGCTCCTCCAGAACGCCGAGACCATCAAAGTCGCCACCAGCGAGGGACGGAAAGCGGTGACGGACCTCGAAGCGGGCGACGAACTCAAGGTCTACCGCGAGGGCGGCGCTCGTCACTTCGGCGAGGCAGTCGAAGAGAGCATCATCGAAAAGTAACCGACCGAACGTCGGCGACCCGGTTTACCGCGAAATCGCGTTGCCTTCCGTGGGGTTGT
This genomic window contains:
- a CDS encoding 3-dehydroquinate synthase II; amino-acid sequence: MTRSVWLKADDAVGDWDARRKRITAGLEAGVDWVLVDAEDVGRVRELGDVNVAAFTDGDTRVIDEAEPRAEPDAYVVGKDGEGDGTVDLPADFSGSADLSTLRRDDDRADGAYVRIFNEGYEEFAGAAAQEADYTIVVGEDWTIIPLENLIARIGDETELIAGVTTAEEAETAFETLEIGSDAVLLDTDDPDEIRKTVEVRDAAERETLDLDWAEVTAIERTGSADRVCVDTGSLMDHDEGMLVGSMSRGLFFVHAETAESPYVASRPFRVNAGAVHAYVRTPDGGTKYLSELKSGDEVQVVDTEGHTREATVGRVKIEKRPMFRVEVEFGDGDRVETLLQNAETIKVATSEGRKAVTDLEAGDELKVYREGGARHFGEAVEESIIEK